The Acetomicrobium thermoterrenum DSM 13490 genomic sequence GAGGGACTCTATCGGGAGGGGAACAGCAGATGCTTGCCCTCGGCAGGGCGCTCATGGGCAATCCGCAACTTGTCATGATGGATGAACCTTCCTTGGGACTTGCGCCCATCTTGGTTAAGGAAGTGTTTGATATAATAAAAGAGATAAATGCTCAGGGCAAGACCATACTTCTCGTCGAGCAAAACGCCTTTGCCGCGTTAAATATAGCTCATTACGCTTACGTCTTGGAAGTGGGCCAAATAGTTCTCCAAGGTCCAGGCGAGGAGTTGATAAAAAATCCACAAGTGAGGGAGGCATATCTAGGTGTCTGAAGGGCCTGTTCGAGGTGGCAACTTAAAGGGAGGCGTTACCAAGATGGGCAGCATAAATCTTCCGAACGCGTTAAGTCTTTCGAGGGTCTTTTTGGTTCCCTTGATGCTGGTATTCTTGAGCCTGGGGATCAAGTACGGCGATATTTTGGCCGGCGTGGTGTTCATGGTGGCCGCTTTCACCGACATGGCCGATGGATATATCGCCAGAAAGCATGGCATGGTCACGAATTTGGGCAAGTTTATAGACCCTCTGGCGGATAAAATTTTGGTGATGGCAGCGTTAGTTGCCTTAGTGGAGCTTCAAAGACTGCCGGCATGGATAGTGGTGGTCATCCTGTCCAGGGAGTTCATAGTTACGGGATTAAGGATGGTCGCCGCGGCTGACGGCGAAGTCATTGCTGCTTCTAAGGGCGGCAAAGCCAAGACTGTGAGTCAGATCATAGCAATATTTATGATCATGTTCGGTTTGCCAGGCGGCATGATCATGATGTGGGTGGCGATGATACTGACAATCTGGTCAGGGATGGATTACTTAATTAAAGGCAGGGAATTTCTTTTTAAGTGATGCAAAAGTTAAGGAGGATATGTTTTGATGAAAGACCTCTCTGATGTTTTGGATTCCATGGAGGAGGATATGACTCGCCTCCTCTGCGATTTGGTGTCTATACCCGCCGTTTCCCCGGAGAGCGGAGGTAAAGGCGAGGCCGAGAAGGCAGCCTTTTTAAGCCAGTTTATAAGAAAAATTGGATTGGGTTCTCCCGAACGTTTTGACGCGAGCGATCCCGATGCAGAGGGAGGATTAAGGCCAAATATAGTCGTCAGAATCCCAGGAACATCGAAAGAGCGCCTATGGATAGTTGCCCATATGGACGTAGTTCCCGAAGGAGACCGGTCTTTATGGGATACCGATCCCTTTGTTCCCGTCGTTAAAGACGGCAAAGTCTACGGCAGAGGGGCCAATGACAA encodes the following:
- the pgsA gene encoding CDP-diacylglycerol--glycerol-3-phosphate 3-phosphatidyltransferase, which produces MGSINLPNALSLSRVFLVPLMLVFLSLGIKYGDILAGVVFMVAAFTDMADGYIARKHGMVTNLGKFIDPLADKILVMAALVALVELQRLPAWIVVVILSREFIVTGLRMVAAADGEVIAASKGGKAKTVSQIIAIFMIMFGLPGGMIMMWVAMILTIWSGMDYLIKGREFLFK